In a single window of the Streptomyces sp. CGMCC 4.7035 genome:
- a CDS encoding helix-turn-helix domain-containing protein, producing MDVQPDSLQEPAVGAGGALDRRAELSEFLRTRRARLKPEDVGLPVFGRHRRVPGLRREELAQLAGVSVAYYTRLEQGNGRNVSAEVLDAIARALRLSDAEHAHLTHLAKPKAHKKKPSARAQQVRSSLRQLLDSFDGVPAYIVGRRSEVLAWNRMAAAVFGDWAQLPQQERNWARMVFLRPEYHDLFVDWEQKAIDIVCQLRYDAGYHPDDPRLSALVGELSVKSEEFRRLWATHDVKEKSHGLKLLRHPLVGDLALQFESFRVPDDGDQALVTYHAEPGSASAEALRLLASWGTDATRAGTTAPRP from the coding sequence ATGGACGTACAGCCCGACTCCCTGCAGGAACCCGCCGTGGGAGCCGGTGGGGCGCTGGACCGGCGCGCCGAGCTCAGCGAGTTCCTGCGCACCCGGCGGGCCCGGCTCAAGCCCGAGGACGTGGGCCTGCCCGTCTTCGGCCGGCACCGGCGGGTGCCGGGGCTGCGGCGTGAGGAGCTGGCGCAGCTGGCCGGGGTGTCCGTGGCGTACTACACGCGTCTGGAGCAGGGCAACGGACGGAACGTGTCCGCGGAGGTACTCGACGCGATCGCCCGCGCGCTGCGGCTGAGTGACGCGGAGCACGCGCATCTGACGCATCTCGCCAAGCCGAAGGCGCACAAGAAGAAGCCGTCGGCGCGGGCGCAGCAGGTGCGGTCCTCCCTGCGTCAGCTGCTCGACTCCTTCGACGGGGTCCCGGCGTACATCGTGGGACGGCGGTCGGAGGTCCTGGCGTGGAACCGGATGGCCGCGGCCGTCTTCGGCGACTGGGCACAGCTGCCGCAGCAGGAGCGGAACTGGGCGCGGATGGTGTTCCTGCGGCCCGAGTACCACGATCTGTTCGTGGACTGGGAACAGAAGGCGATCGACATCGTGTGCCAGCTGCGCTACGACGCCGGGTACCACCCGGATGATCCGCGGCTGTCGGCGCTGGTCGGCGAGCTGTCGGTGAAGTCCGAGGAATTCCGGCGGCTGTGGGCGACGCACGACGTCAAGGAGAAGAGCCATGGGCTGAAGCTGTTGCGGCATCCACTGGTGGGCGATCTCGCCCTCCAGTTCGAGTCGTTCAGGGTGCCGGACGACGGCGATCAGGCACTGGTGACGTACCACGCCGAGCCGGGGTCCGCGTCGGCGGAGGCGCTGCGGCTGCTGGCGAGCTGGGGCACGGACGCGACCCGCGCGGGCACGACCGCACCTCGCCCCTGA
- a CDS encoding NAD(P)-dependent alcohol dehydrogenase — translation MTTVAAYAVPAAKAPLERTTIERREVGEFDVLIDIKFAGICHSDIHQASEGWGEAIFPMVPGHEIAGIVSEVGSGVTKFKVGDRVGVGCMVDSCRECENCKAGEEQYCLKGMVGTYNALDKNGEPTYGGYSEKIVVDESFTVRIPDGLSLDVAAPLLCAGITTYSPLRHWNAGPGKKVAVIGLGGLGHMAVKLARAMGAEVTVLSQSLRKKDDGLKLGADHYYATSDPKTFEELQGSLDLIISTVSAPLDFGAFLSLLKTGGALVNVGAPEEPISLNLFSVIGGRKTLAGSMIGGIRETQEMLDFCAEHGIGSEIELISASEINDAYERVLNSDVRYRFVIDTATI, via the coding sequence ATGACCACCGTTGCTGCGTACGCCGTACCCGCCGCCAAGGCTCCGCTCGAGCGCACCACGATCGAGCGCCGTGAGGTCGGCGAGTTCGACGTCCTGATCGACATCAAGTTCGCCGGCATCTGCCACTCGGACATCCACCAGGCCAGCGAGGGCTGGGGCGAGGCGATCTTCCCGATGGTTCCGGGCCACGAGATCGCGGGCATCGTCTCCGAGGTCGGCTCCGGCGTCACCAAGTTCAAGGTCGGCGACCGCGTGGGCGTCGGCTGCATGGTCGACTCCTGCCGTGAGTGCGAGAACTGCAAGGCCGGTGAGGAGCAGTACTGCCTCAAGGGCATGGTCGGCACATACAACGCCCTCGACAAGAACGGCGAGCCCACCTACGGCGGCTACTCCGAGAAGATCGTCGTCGACGAGAGCTTCACCGTCCGCATCCCGGACGGCCTCTCCCTCGACGTGGCCGCCCCGCTGCTGTGCGCCGGCATCACCACGTACTCCCCGCTGCGCCACTGGAACGCGGGCCCCGGCAAGAAGGTCGCGGTCATCGGCCTGGGCGGTCTCGGCCACATGGCCGTCAAGCTCGCGCGCGCGATGGGCGCCGAGGTGACCGTGCTCTCCCAGTCCCTGCGCAAGAAGGACGACGGGCTGAAGCTGGGCGCCGACCACTACTACGCCACCAGCGACCCGAAGACCTTCGAGGAGCTTCAGGGCTCGCTCGACCTGATCATTTCGACCGTGTCCGCTCCGCTGGACTTCGGCGCGTTCCTGTCGCTGCTGAAGACGGGCGGTGCCCTGGTGAACGTGGGCGCGCCCGAGGAGCCGATCTCCCTCAACCTGTTCTCGGTGATCGGGGGCCGCAAGACCCTCGCGGGCTCCATGATCGGCGGGATCCGCGAGACCCAGGAGATGCTGGACTTCTGCGCGGAGCACGGCATCGGCTCCGAG